A part of Hydrogenobacter sp. T-8 genomic DNA contains:
- the hemH gene encoding ferrochelatase: MVGVVLFNMGGPDSLSAIQPFLYNLFSDHDIIRFPRPIQKPLAWLISRLRAKKTRHYYEIMGGKSPQREQTQAQAKALQEALGEDFKVVVALRYWHPLTEEALSELLSYPVERIVLLPLYPQYSRTTTGSSFNEFDRVFRRLKGSGKHFSLTTLKGQENPYFYPSTLPIHRINCYHNHPTYIRAMVENIKEHLPNWQEYFFLFTAHSLPVSIIKEGDPYQRQTEETVRLIMEHFPGVRHALGYQSKVGPTRWLEPFTDKLLEELINSGVKRIAVIPVSFTCEHSETLYELDYLYGNMARERGVDFVRIPTLKTHPTYIQALKELVIQTISSCEKIKGIS; encoded by the coding sequence ATGGTTGGAGTAGTCCTTTTTAACATGGGAGGTCCAGACAGCCTATCTGCCATACAGCCCTTTCTCTATAACCTCTTTTCTGACCACGACATAATAAGGTTTCCAAGACCTATTCAAAAACCTCTTGCTTGGCTCATTTCAAGGCTTAGAGCTAAGAAAACAAGACATTATTACGAAATAATGGGTGGAAAATCTCCACAAAGGGAACAAACCCAGGCTCAGGCAAAAGCTCTGCAGGAAGCCCTTGGAGAAGACTTCAAGGTGGTGGTTGCCCTCCGCTACTGGCATCCTCTCACAGAGGAAGCTCTCAGCGAGCTTTTGTCTTACCCCGTTGAGAGGATAGTGCTACTGCCCCTCTATCCTCAATACAGCAGGACCACCACAGGCTCTTCCTTTAACGAGTTTGACAGGGTTTTTAGAAGACTCAAAGGTTCAGGAAAGCACTTTTCTCTAACTACCCTAAAGGGTCAAGAAAACCCATACTTTTATCCCTCTACTTTACCTATCCATAGAATAAACTGTTATCACAACCATCCCACCTACATAAGAGCTATGGTAGAGAACATAAAGGAACATCTACCAAACTGGCAAGAATACTTCTTTCTCTTTACTGCCCATAGCCTTCCAGTTAGTATCATAAAGGAAGGAGACCCATACCAAAGGCAAACGGAAGAGACAGTAAGGCTTATTATGGAACACTTTCCGGGTGTAAGGCATGCCCTTGGATATCAAAGCAAAGTAGGACCCACCAGATGGCTTGAACCCTTTACAGATAAACTCTTAGAAGAACTTATTAACTCAGGCGTAAAAAGGATAGCGGTTATTCCAGTATCCTTTACCTGCGAACACTCAGAAACCTTGTATGAGCTTGACTATCTTTATGGAAACATGGCAAGGGAAAGGGGTGTGGACTTTGTTAGAATCCCAACTCTCAAGACACACCCCACGTATATACAAGCCTTAAAAGAGCTTGTGATTCAGACTATCTCAAGCTGTGAAAAGATAAAGGGTATTTCGTAG
- the ndk gene encoding nucleoside-diphosphate kinase — MERTLVIVKPDAFEKGATGKIIDRFISEGFKIRALKLFRFTREQAEGFYAVHRERPFFGELVEFMTSGPVVAMVLEGEDAIRRVREIIGPTDSNEARKVAPNSIRALFGTDKGKNAVHASDSKESADYEIPFIFSQLEIV, encoded by the coding sequence GTCAAGCCAGATGCCTTTGAGAAGGGTGCTACGGGCAAGATAATTGACCGTTTTATATCTGAGGGCTTTAAGATTAGGGCTCTTAAGCTTTTTAGGTTTACCAGAGAGCAGGCGGAAGGCTTTTATGCGGTTCACAGAGAAAGACCCTTCTTTGGAGAACTGGTAGAGTTTATGACTTCTGGTCCTGTGGTTGCCATGGTCTTGGAAGGTGAAGATGCCATAAGAAGAGTTAGAGAAATAATAGGTCCTACAGACAGCAACGAGGCAAGAAAGGTGGCTCCTAACTCCATTAGGGCGCTCTTTGGCACCGACAAGGGCAAAAACGCAGTGCACGCTTCGGACTCCAAAGAGTCTGCGGACTACGAAATACCCTTTATCTTTTCACAGCTTGAGATAGTCTGA